Proteins encoded within one genomic window of Mauremys mutica isolate MM-2020 ecotype Southern chromosome 11, ASM2049712v1, whole genome shotgun sequence:
- the LYSMD4 gene encoding lysM and putative peptidoglycan-binding domain-containing protein 4, whose product MRLYEGRIRSFQAPVTVHNYPSSHVYVFRNGRSDPDESSEEESEFMELRPRGKEQQRSSSSQERAGDVVLLERELTEGDNLNKLALQYGCKVADIKRVNNFICEQDLYALKSIKIPVKAHGVLTETSKELKPPQNAPSRAGMTLIELPEPDDGATSSSSYSESRDLTDYFKGIDQTIEDVVQSKVHLNADYCIDAPNCPPSGSVGQKEPSNGADCGIQWWNAVFIMLLIGIVLPVFYIVYFKTQQTGAAAHTSNTTFASNSSAHELGGELSQHLPVVETPKAKIQPSTASPPNTDTHKPVTLTLLDSVG is encoded by the exons ATGAGGCTCTATGAGGGACGAATCAGATCTTTCCAGGCTCCTGTCACTGTTCATAATTATCCCAGCAGCCACGTTTATGTGTTTAGAAATGGCCGATCAGATCCGGATGAGTCATCGGAGGAGGAATCTGAATTCATGGAATTACGTCCAAGGGGCAAGGAGCAGCAGAGAAGCAGTTCTTCCCAAGAGAGAGCTGGGGATGTGGTGCTACTGGAACGAGAGCTCACCGAGGGTGATAACCTTAACAAGCTAGCGCTGCAGTATGGGTGTAAA GTTGCAGATATCAAACGTGTCAACAACTTCATTTGTGAACAGGACTTGTATGCTCTGAAGTCTATCAAGATTCCAGTCAAGGCCCATGGGGTGTTAACAGAGACCAGCAAAGAGTTAAAACCTCCTCAGAATGCGCCTTCCCGGGCTGGCATGACACTGATTGAACTACCAGAGCCTGATGATggagccaccagcagcagcagctatagTGAAAGCAGAGACCTGACTGACTACTTTAAGGGGATTGACCAGACCATTGAGGATGTAGTGCAATCCAAAGTCCATTTAAATGCAGATTACTGCATAGACGCACCAAACTGCCCCCCCTCCGGTTCAGTGGGGCAGAAGGAGCCCAGTAATGGTGCAGACTGTGGAATCCAATGGTGGAATGCAGTTTTTATCATGCTTCTGATAGGAATAGTCTTGCCAGTATTTTATATTGTCTATTTTAAAACACAACagactggggctgcagcccataCCTCAAACACAACCTTCGCCTCTAATAGCTCAGCTCATGAATTGGGGGGGGAATTGTCACAGCACCTACCGGTCGTAGAAACCCCCAAAGCGAAGATACAGCCCAGTACTGCCTCACCGCCCAACACTGATACCCATAAACCAGTAACTCTGACCTTACTGGATTCAgttggctaa